In a single window of the Thermofilum uzonense genome:
- a CDS encoding ABC transporter substrate-binding protein: protein MAEGKQKKGLPTSILLALAVVVTAVIVGVAAYYIFGQAPKPQANLLEIYHWWTSGGEKAAIDALVAVFQKKYPDVGVIQSPVAGGAGYVFKSVMKSMVAAGEAPDAFQVHAGYEMKPYVDAGFLEPIDDLWRQEGWESVFPPVVRDMVSWGGHYYAVPVNIHRANVLWYNKKILDQYGIDPSTLETWDGFFAACEKLRAAGIQYPIAMGGIGKWEIAHVIEQIFVSQGVDFYQDLVNGKLNDPNDPRLVNAFNIMKKYMNYVNPDYASLTWDQAVAKVIRGEAAFTIMGDWANGEFYVAGKQFGVDYGAMPSPGTKGIYVLVVDCFEKPKGAKHPENSIKWLRVVGSREGQDAFNPIKGSISARLDADVTKYGPYQRAAIQDFKTAKYMVPSIVHGSGAPEKFASAFNDIASKFAADRDVAAACKAIIDAINAAKSDYTKTWHLTG from the coding sequence GTGGCGGAGGGAAAGCAGAAAAAGGGTTTACCGACTAGCATCTTGCTCGCTCTTGCTGTGGTTGTTACCGCGGTTATTGTCGGCGTTGCAGCATACTACATATTCGGCCAGGCACCGAAGCCTCAGGCGAATCTACTCGAGATATACCATTGGTGGACGTCTGGCGGTGAGAAGGCAGCCATCGACGCTCTCGTAGCGGTGTTCCAGAAGAAGTACCCTGACGTGGGGGTTATTCAGAGCCCCGTGGCGGGTGGCGCGGGCTATGTCTTCAAGTCTGTGATGAAGTCCATGGTTGCGGCGGGGGAGGCTCCGGACGCCTTCCAGGTGCACGCGGGCTACGAGATGAAGCCTTACGTTGACGCAGGTTTTCTTGAACCGATAGACGACCTGTGGAGGCAGGAGGGATGGGAGAGCGTCTTCCCGCCCGTTGTCAGGGACATGGTGAGCTGGGGCGGGCACTACTATGCTGTGCCCGTGAACATTCACAGGGCTAACGTTCTCTGGTACAATAAGAAGATACTGGATCAGTACGGTATTGACCCGTCGACGCTGGAGACGTGGGACGGCTTCTTCGCCGCGTGCGAGAAGCTGCGAGCCGCGGGAATACAGTATCCTATAGCGATGGGGGGTATTGGCAAGTGGGAGATAGCACACGTTATTGAGCAGATATTTGTGAGCCAGGGCGTCGACTTTTACCAGGATCTTGTGAACGGGAAGCTGAACGACCCTAACGACCCGAGGCTGGTCAACGCGTTTAACATCATGAAGAAGTATATGAACTACGTCAACCCTGACTACGCGTCCCTGACCTGGGATCAAGCTGTAGCCAAGGTTATCAGGGGCGAGGCCGCCTTCACGATAATGGGGGACTGGGCTAACGGCGAGTTCTATGTGGCTGGGAAGCAGTTCGGGGTCGACTACGGGGCGATGCCTTCTCCGGGGACGAAGGGCATCTATGTGCTCGTGGTTGACTGTTTCGAGAAGCCTAAGGGAGCGAAGCACCCTGAAAACTCTATAAAGTGGTTAAGGGTCGTCGGCTCGAGGGAGGGACAGGACGCCTTCAACCCGATTAAGGGCTCTATTTCAGCTCGACTGGACGCAGACGTAACAAAGTATGGGCCCTACCAGAGAGCTGCCATACAGGACTTCAAGACTGCGAAGTACATGGTGCCTAGCATTGTCCATGGTAGCGGGGCTCCGGAGAAGTTTGCCAGTGCCTTCAACGATATTGCCTCAAAGTTCGCCGCTGACAGGGATGTGGCGGCTGCGTGCAAGGCCATCATAGACGCTATCAATGCGGCTAAGTCAGACTATACGAAG
- a CDS encoding archaellin/type IV pilin N-terminal domain-containing protein, with the protein MTTRKGISPVIATVIIVAVTIAVAIAVAFWMTGIVGLFTGFEQVQVVSAVPNFNNGQFTITITVKNTGTAPASPDNVFINGVPFTNPPIAVTYNNTQWNPGEAKPLPPGAQATIIISFNDRTGWAGGTLTHGVSVEIKIHTAAGKEYPKLVVLP; encoded by the coding sequence ATGACCACAAGAAAAGGCATTTCCCCAGTAATAGCGACAGTAATAATAGTAGCCGTGACAATCGCAGTAGCCATAGCAGTAGCCTTCTGGATGACAGGCATCGTAGGCCTCTTCACAGGCTTCGAGCAGGTACAAGTAGTGAGCGCTGTACCCAATTTCAATAATGGTCAGTTCACTATTACAATTACAGTGAAAAACACAGGTACCGCCCCAGCCTCCCCAGACAACGTATTCATAAACGGAGTACCCTTTACTAATCCTCCGATAGCCGTTACTTATAACAATACCCAATGGAACCCCGGCGAAGCTAAGCCCCTTCCTCCAGGCGCACAGGCCACTATCATAATCAGTTTTAATGATCGCACTGGCTGGGCTGGGGGCACGTTGACCCACGGCGTCTCGGTCGAGATAAAGATTCATACTGCTGCTGGGAAAGAATACCCCAAGCTCGTAGTACTACCATAA